The following proteins come from a genomic window of Archocentrus centrarchus isolate MPI-CPG fArcCen1 chromosome 3, fArcCen1, whole genome shotgun sequence:
- the vat1l gene encoding synaptic vesicle membrane protein VAT-1 homolog-like, with the protein MAKEGADMTEETEYMIDKNVKKEIDNVETSGNAKEMRAVMLAGFGGLNKLRVTKKAMPEPQDGEVKIRVKTCGLNFLDLMVRQGTIDNPPKPPLVPGFECSGIVESVGENTKGFEIGDRVMAFVNYNAWAEVVCAPVDFVYKMPDEMTFAEAAAFSLNFVAAYMMLFEVANLREGMSVLVHSAGGGVGQAVAQLCSTVPNVTVFGISSCFKHAAIRDSVAHLFDRNVDYIQEVKKITPEGVDIVLDCLCGENTGKGLSLLKPLGTYILYGASNMVTGETKSFFSFAKSWWQVEKVNPIKLYEENKVIAGFSLLNLLFKQGRCGLVKSVMDKLLCLYEQKKIKPVVDSLWALEEVKEAMQRIHDRGNIGKLILDVEKSPTPLMASDSTETSEAGEEEEEPEGDNDSKERMPFIH; encoded by the exons ATGGCTAAAGAAGGAGCAGACATGACAGAGGAAACCGAGTACATGATAGACAAAAATGTTAAGAAAGAAATAGACAACGTGGAGACGTCTGGCAATGCCAAAGAAATGCGAGCGGTGATGTTGGCAGGTTTCGGAGGTCTTAACAAACTCAGGGTGACCAAGAAGGCAATGCCCGAACCTCAGGATGGTGAAGTGAAGATCCGCGTCAAAACATG TGGCCTGAATTTCCTGGATCTGATGGTACGTCAGGGGACTATTGATAATCCTCCCAAACCCCCTCTTGTCCCCGGATTTGAATGCTCTGGAATAGTAGAGTCAGTGGGTGAAAACACAAAGGGATTTGAG ATAGGCGACAGAGTTATGGCTTTTGTGAATTACAACGCCTGGGCGGAGGTGGTTTGTGCACCCGTGGATTTCGTCTACAAGATGCCAGATGAAATGACGTTTGCTGAGGCAGCAGCGTTCTCCCTGAACTTTGTGGCTGCCTACATGATGCTCTTTGAGGTTGCCAATCTGCGAGAGGGGATGTCGGTGTTGGTCCACTCAGCAGGAGGTGGCGTG GGTCAGGCTGTGGCTCAACTGTGCTCCACTGTGCCTAATGTCACTGTGTTTGGGATCTCCTCGTGTTTCAAACACGCAGCCATTAGAGACTCCGTGGCTCACCTCTTTGACAGAAATGTTGACTACATCCAGGAAGTCAAAAA GATTACTCCAGAGGGAGTAGACATTGTGCTTGACTGCCTGTGTGGGGAGAACACAGGCAAAGGCCTGAGTCTGCTGAAGCCTCTGGGAACTTACATCCTCTATG gcgCGTCAAACATGGTAACTGGGGAAACAAAGAGTTTCTTCAGCTTTGCAAAATCT tggTGGCAAGTGGAGAAGGTGAACCCTATTAAGCTATACGAAGAGAACAAAGTCATAGCTGGGTTTTCGCTCCTCAACCTCCTCTTCAAACAAGGGAGATGTGGCCTCGTGAAATCAGTGATGGACAAGCTCTTGTGTCTGTATGAACAAAAGAAGATCAAGCCTGTCGTCGACTCCCTCTGGGCACTGGAGGAG GTAAAAGAGGCAATGCAGAGAATTCATGACAGAGGCAACATAGGAAAACTCATTTTGGATGTTGAGAAGTCTCCCACCCCTCTG ATGGCCAGCGACAGCACGGAGACCAGTgaagcaggagaggaagaagaggagccCGAGGGAGACAACGACAGCAAGGAGCGGATGCCTTTTATCCATTAG
- the bola3 gene encoding bolA-like protein 3, protein MLACNRSLTSTVASALRVVRSNQAAGSGQLQRPLSTQTDGEVRIVKILREKFPSASSLKVVDISGGCGAMYEIHIESSEFKGKRTVQQHQLVNQALKDEIQNMHGLRIFTDVPKH, encoded by the exons ATGTTGGCTTGTAATCGCAGTTTGACCAGCACTGTGGCGTCTGCGCTCCGTGTTGTGCGCAGTAAccag gctgCTGGCTCAGGACAGCTGCAGAGACCTCTGTCTACGCAAACTGACGGAGAGGTCCGCATCGTAAAGATACTGAGGGAGAAGTTCCCTTCTGCCTCGTCGCTCAAAGTTGTGGATATTTCAG GTGGCTGTGGGGCCATGTATGAGATCCACATAGAATCCAGTGAGTTCAAAGGAAAAAGGACTGTTCAGCAACACCAGTTAGTCAATCAG GCACTCAAAGACGAGATTCAAAATATGCACGGGCTGCGAATATTCACGGATGTCCCAAAACATTAG